In Homo sapiens chromosome 11, GRCh38.p14 Primary Assembly, one DNA window encodes the following:
- the CD3G gene encoding T-cell surface glycoprotein CD3 gamma chain precursor produces MEQGKGLAVLILAIILLQGTLAQSIKGNHLVKVYDYQEDGSVLLTCDAEAKNITWFKDGKMIGFLTEDKKKWNLGSNAKDPRGMYQCKGSQNKSKPLQVYYRMCQNCIELNAATISGFLFAEIVSIFVLAVGVYFIAGQDGVRQSRASDKQTLLPNDQLYQPLKDREDDQYSHLQGNQLRRN; encoded by the exons GTACTTTGGCCCAGTCAATCAAAG GAAACCACTTGGTTAAGGTGTATGACTATCAAGAAGATGGTTCGGTACTTCTGACTTGTGATGCAGAAGCCAAAAATATCACATGGTTTAAAGATGGGAAGATGATCGGCTTCCTAactgaagataaaaaaaaatggaatctggGAAGTAATGCCAAGGACCCTCGAGGGATGTATCAGTGTAAAGGATCACAGAACAAGTCAAAACCACTCCAAGTGTATTACAGAA TGTGTCAGAACTGCATTGAACTAAATgcagccaccatatctggctttCTCTTTGCTGAAATCGTCAGCATTTTCGTCCTTGCTGTTGGGGTCTACTTCATTGCTGGACAGGATGGAGTTCGCCAGTCGAGAG CTTCAGACAAGCAGACTCTGTTGCCCAATGACCAGCTCTACCAG CCCCTCAAGGATCGAGAAGATGACCAGTACAGCCACCTTCAAGGAAACCAGTTGAGGAGGAATTGA
- the CD3G gene encoding T-cell surface glycoprotein CD3 gamma chain isoform X2: protein MEQGKGLAVLILAIILLQGTLAQSIKGNHLVKVYDYQEDGSVLLTCDAEAKNITWFKDGKMIGFLTEDKKKWNLGSNAKDPRGMYQCKGSQNKSKPLQVYYRMCQNCIELNAATISGFLFAEIVSIFVLAVGVYFIAGQDGVRQSRGKRMLLDERWDHLRPSAFLLPLCTQWKRLSWCFLLVCIVG, encoded by the exons GTACTTTGGCCCAGTCAATCAAAG GAAACCACTTGGTTAAGGTGTATGACTATCAAGAAGATGGTTCGGTACTTCTGACTTGTGATGCAGAAGCCAAAAATATCACATGGTTTAAAGATGGGAAGATGATCGGCTTCCTAactgaagataaaaaaaaatggaatctggGAAGTAATGCCAAGGACCCTCGAGGGATGTATCAGTGTAAAGGATCACAGAACAAGTCAAAACCACTCCAAGTGTATTACAGAA TGTGTCAGAACTGCATTGAACTAAATgcagccaccatatctggctttCTCTTTGCTGAAATCGTCAGCATTTTCGTCCTTGCTGTTGGGGTCTACTTCATTGCTGGACAGGATGGAGTTCGCCAGTCGAGAGGTAAAAGAATGCTCTTAGATGAGAGATGGGACCACCTGAGACCCTCAGCTTTCCTCCTACCATTATGTACCCAATGGAAGAGACTGAGTTGGTGCTTCTTGCTAGTGTGCATAGTTGGGTGA